In Caretta caretta isolate rCarCar2 chromosome 18, rCarCar1.hap1, whole genome shotgun sequence, a single genomic region encodes these proteins:
- the LOC125624464 gene encoding uncharacterized protein LOC125624464 isoform X1, translating into MGGLTFSLILKSVNMVIDLAVIVSSNREKPNKFLSSTQKTTTTHRLSLKGPEKNQTLHSNWEGTSLFKKQIETSLSPYIEESPSIDDLEESLRKLKVQVDSLASSLSFDPHQDYAIDSGATVNLSTFNSTWPRFHNGTYAEADTGDAPKQSAESEWFLNPRHLVKPLGEYPALTSLGLPTFSTSPINCVPGLLGSEIASRNYVPSLDLAHTESFPVKLGAPHVIGVRSLLPPKIPVQDRSPERSLSLDRSGTNRSRSFSPAPKRSRWLRSRSQSPRPIWRPNSAKANACAQPPPHFGRSKSSRKKTASTRQSRSRIYKPGALAARSCTPARMNTRGTLSYSWSPYSLPSTAVSSPTAQEINERFLQTLAEGAVGRSLIEMSPYQKELARLRLERLRVEEEWLLELKRQQELERTRGPKPKWYEMKNSQFHYEAHKSNELLRNSQDLQSVYNYRQELAAMSKEFQQHLKPAHLHSL; encoded by the exons ATGGGCGGATTAACTTTTTCATTAATTCTCAAAAGTGTGAATATGGTAATTGACCTGGCAGTGATTGTTTCCAGCAACAG agagaAACCAAACAAATTCCTTAGCAGCACCCAGAAAACTACTACAACTCACCGTCTGAGCCTCAAAGGACCGGAAAAGAACCAGACACTGCACAGCAACTGGGAAGGaacttcattatttaaaaaacaaattg AAACTAGCTTATCTCCATATATAGAAGAGAGTCCCAGCATTGATGACTTAGAAGAAAGTTTGCGGAAACTTAAAGTTCAGGTGGACAGTTTGGCCTCAAGTCTGAGTTTTGACCCTCATCAAGATTATGCCATAGATTCTGGCGCTACAGTCAACTTGAGCACTTTCAATTCTACGTGGCCAAGATTTCATAATGGGACCTATGCAGAGGCAGACACTGGAGATGCACCAAAGCAATCTGCAGAGTCAGAGTGGTTTCTGAACCCAAGACATCTAGTCAAACCATTGGGAGAGTATCCAGCACTAACAAGCTTAGGCCTTCCTACATTCTCCACATCACCCATCAACTGTgtgccagggctcctggggagtGAGATTGCAAGTAGGAACTATGTGCCATCACTGGATCTTGCACATACAGAGTCTTTCCCAGTGAAGCTTGGTGCTCCTCATGTGATTGGAGTCAGGTCATTGTTGCCCCCTAAAATCCCGGTGCAGGATCGCTCTCCTGAAAGGTCCCTCTCCCTTGATCGTTCTGGGACCAACCGATCCCGTTCATTCTCTCCGGCTCCCAAAAGAAGCCGGTGGCTAAGATCTCGCTCACAGTCACCTAGACCCATCTGGAGACCAAATTCTGCTAAGGCAAATGCCTGTGCCCAGCCTCCACCGCACTTTGGCAGGTCCAAGTCCAGCAGAAAGAAAACGGCTTCAACCAGACAATCACGATCCAGAATATACAAACCAGGAGCCCTGGCTGCCAGGTCCTGTACTCCAGCCAGGATGAATACAAGGGGAACACTGAGCTATTCTTGGAGCCCTTACAGTCTGCCCTCCACCGCTGTATCCTCACCAACAGCTCAGGAGATTAATGAACG GTTTCTGCAGACTCTTGCAGAAGGTGCTGTTGGGAGGTCCCTGATAGAAATGTCCCCGTATCAGAAGGAGCTGGCTCGTCTCAGGCTAGAGCGCCTGCGTGTGGAGGAGGAATGGTTATTAGAACTAAAGAGGCAGCAAGAATTGGAGCGAACTCGGGGTCCAAAACCAAAGTG GTATGAGATGAAAAACTCCCAGTTTCATTATGAAGCCCACAAGAGTAACGAGTTGCTGAGGAACAGCCAGGACTTGCAGTCTGTATATAACTATAGGCAGGAACTGGCAGCAATGTCCAAGGAATTCCAACAGCATTTGAAACCTGCTCACCTGCACTCTCTCTAG
- the LOC125624464 gene encoding uncharacterized protein LOC125624464 isoform X2 — MAERGLRVRGRGARIREKPNKFLSSTQKTTTTHRLSLKGPEKNQTLHSNWEGTSLFKKQIETSLSPYIEESPSIDDLEESLRKLKVQVDSLASSLSFDPHQDYAIDSGATVNLSTFNSTWPRFHNGTYAEADTGDAPKQSAESEWFLNPRHLVKPLGEYPALTSLGLPTFSTSPINCVPGLLGSEIASRNYVPSLDLAHTESFPVKLGAPHVIGVRSLLPPKIPVQDRSPERSLSLDRSGTNRSRSFSPAPKRSRWLRSRSQSPRPIWRPNSAKANACAQPPPHFGRSKSSRKKTASTRQSRSRIYKPGALAARSCTPARMNTRGTLSYSWSPYSLPSTAVSSPTAQEINERFLQTLAEGAVGRSLIEMSPYQKELARLRLERLRVEEEWLLELKRQQELERTRGPKPKWYEMKNSQFHYEAHKSNELLRNSQDLQSVYNYRQELAAMSKEFQQHLKPAHLHSL, encoded by the exons ATGGCGGAGCGAGGGCTGCGGGTGCGGGGCCGCGGAGCCCGGATCAg agagaAACCAAACAAATTCCTTAGCAGCACCCAGAAAACTACTACAACTCACCGTCTGAGCCTCAAAGGACCGGAAAAGAACCAGACACTGCACAGCAACTGGGAAGGaacttcattatttaaaaaacaaattg AAACTAGCTTATCTCCATATATAGAAGAGAGTCCCAGCATTGATGACTTAGAAGAAAGTTTGCGGAAACTTAAAGTTCAGGTGGACAGTTTGGCCTCAAGTCTGAGTTTTGACCCTCATCAAGATTATGCCATAGATTCTGGCGCTACAGTCAACTTGAGCACTTTCAATTCTACGTGGCCAAGATTTCATAATGGGACCTATGCAGAGGCAGACACTGGAGATGCACCAAAGCAATCTGCAGAGTCAGAGTGGTTTCTGAACCCAAGACATCTAGTCAAACCATTGGGAGAGTATCCAGCACTAACAAGCTTAGGCCTTCCTACATTCTCCACATCACCCATCAACTGTgtgccagggctcctggggagtGAGATTGCAAGTAGGAACTATGTGCCATCACTGGATCTTGCACATACAGAGTCTTTCCCAGTGAAGCTTGGTGCTCCTCATGTGATTGGAGTCAGGTCATTGTTGCCCCCTAAAATCCCGGTGCAGGATCGCTCTCCTGAAAGGTCCCTCTCCCTTGATCGTTCTGGGACCAACCGATCCCGTTCATTCTCTCCGGCTCCCAAAAGAAGCCGGTGGCTAAGATCTCGCTCACAGTCACCTAGACCCATCTGGAGACCAAATTCTGCTAAGGCAAATGCCTGTGCCCAGCCTCCACCGCACTTTGGCAGGTCCAAGTCCAGCAGAAAGAAAACGGCTTCAACCAGACAATCACGATCCAGAATATACAAACCAGGAGCCCTGGCTGCCAGGTCCTGTACTCCAGCCAGGATGAATACAAGGGGAACACTGAGCTATTCTTGGAGCCCTTACAGTCTGCCCTCCACCGCTGTATCCTCACCAACAGCTCAGGAGATTAATGAACG GTTTCTGCAGACTCTTGCAGAAGGTGCTGTTGGGAGGTCCCTGATAGAAATGTCCCCGTATCAGAAGGAGCTGGCTCGTCTCAGGCTAGAGCGCCTGCGTGTGGAGGAGGAATGGTTATTAGAACTAAAGAGGCAGCAAGAATTGGAGCGAACTCGGGGTCCAAAACCAAAGTG GTATGAGATGAAAAACTCCCAGTTTCATTATGAAGCCCACAAGAGTAACGAGTTGCTGAGGAACAGCCAGGACTTGCAGTCTGTATATAACTATAGGCAGGAACTGGCAGCAATGTCCAAGGAATTCCAACAGCATTTGAAACCTGCTCACCTGCACTCTCTCTAG